Proteins from one Sphaeramia orbicularis chromosome 17, fSphaOr1.1, whole genome shotgun sequence genomic window:
- the LOC115437020 gene encoding DNA polymerase delta subunit 3-like isoform X2, translating into MDELYLDNIDEYVNDHNKIVTYKWLSLTLGVHVNTAKQMLYHYLDHKRKESGAQLHATYLVSGKFVDNGQTSHKVSVVREEQLEDFKSKMNLVVSVHVYSVQKALLKDSGPLYSVDYDAVRENLKTCSRYSAIRCPSAVPMSSLELQQVREQQQISTSHHENKKPTTNGDTSLTSKPSTKAPKGIMGMFSNKPAQKNHDGSAEVKADPPVVDAPKSKPAAKANPMMNFFGNQTTKKPDKPVKEEEPIPPASTKQQQHSSSKTAEKQEAAAVESPKDVKADSRSKTKRIQDSDSEEERMEKKKRRRIKRPEPDSSDEDVIPDSPQQTDTRQASKSPEKEAESAARPQDCTGGKVRKRRRVLKSRTFVDDEGCIVTEKGYESESYSEAEDDVQTSKQTPKAPTPPKVSNKEEEKKSQKKSNASKGTKQASIMGFFQKK; encoded by the exons ATGGATGAACTTTATCTGGATAATATCGACGAATACGTCAACGACCACAACAAGATA GTAACTTATAAGTGGCTGAGTCTCACTCTTGGAGTACATGTGAACACAGCAAAACA aATGCTCTACCATTACCTAGACCACAAGAGGAAGGAGAGTGGAGCTCAACTCCATGCCACCTACCTGGTGTCAGGGAAGTTTGTGGACAACGGCCAAACG AGTCACAAGGTGTCAGTGGTCAGAGAGGAGCAGCTGGAAG atttcaaATCCAAGATGAACCTGGTGGTCAGCGTTCATGTGTACAGCGTCCAAAAGGCTTTGCTCAAAGACAGCGGCCCCCTCTACAGCGTGGACTACGACGCCGTCAGAGAGAACCTGAAAACCTGCAGCAG atacAGTGCCATCCGCTGCCCCAGTGCCGTCCCCATGTCGTCTTTGGAGCTGCAGCAGGTCAGAGAACAGCAGCAGATTTCTACATCACACCACGAAAACAAAAAACCAACCACCAACGGTGACACCAGCCTGACCTCCAAGCCCTCCACCAAGGCGCCCAAAGGCATCATGGGAATGTTTTCAAATAAACCCGCTCAGAAGAACCATGACGGCAGCGCAGAGGTCAAAGCAGATCCACCTGTG gttGATGCTCCCAAAAGCAAGCCAGCGGCGAAGGCCAACCCCATGATGAACTTCTTTGGGAATCAAACAACGA AAAAACCCGACAAACCTGTAAAAGAGGAAGAACCCATCCCACCTGCTTCAACAAAACAGCAGCAACATTCAAGTTCAAAGACGGCAGAGAAACAGGAAGCTGCAGCAGTCGAGTCACCGAAGGATGTGAAGGCAGACTCCAGGAG TAAAACTAAGCGAATCCAGGACTCTGACAGTGAGGAGGAAAGaatggagaagaaaaagaggcgAAGGATTAAGAGACCTGAACCAGACAGCAGCGACGAAGACG TCATTCCAGATTCTCCACAGCAGACGGACACACGACAAGCATCAAAGAGCCCCGAAAAGGAGGCGGAGTCTGCTGCACGTCCACAG GACTGCACTGGGGGGAAGGTCAGGAAACGGAGGCGTGTCCTTAAATCTCGGACTTTTGTGGACGATGAAGGATGCATCG TCACAGAGAAAGGATATGAGAGTGAATCCTACTCTGAAGCTGAAGACGACGTTCAAACCTCGAAGCAAACACCCAAAGCCCCCACCCCTCCAAAAGTTAGtaacaaagaggaggagaagaagagtcaGAAGAAGAGCAACGCAAGCAAAGGAACGAAACAAGCTTCCATTATGGGATTCTTCCAGAAGAAATGA
- the LOC115437020 gene encoding DNA polymerase delta subunit 3-like isoform X1, which yields MDELYLDNIDEYVNDHNKIVTYKWLSLTLGVHVNTAKQMLYHYLDHKRKESGAQLHATYLVSGKFVDNGQTSHKVSVVREEQLEDFKSKMNLVVSVHVYSVQKALLKDSGPLYSVDYDAVRENLKTCSRYSAIRCPSAVPMSSLELQQVREQQQISTSHHENKKPTTNGDTSLTSKPSTKAPKGIMGMFSNKPAQKNHDGSAEVKADPPVVDAPKSKPAAKANPMMNFFGNQTTKKPDKPVKEEEPIPPASTKQQQHSSSKTAEKQEAAAVESPKDVKADSRSKTKRIQDSDSEEERMEKKKRRRIKRPEPDSSDEDVIPDSPQQTDTRQASKSPEKEAESAARPQQDCTGGKVRKRRRVLKSRTFVDDEGCIVTEKGYESESYSEAEDDVQTSKQTPKAPTPPKVSNKEEEKKSQKKSNASKGTKQASIMGFFQKK from the exons ATGGATGAACTTTATCTGGATAATATCGACGAATACGTCAACGACCACAACAAGATA GTAACTTATAAGTGGCTGAGTCTCACTCTTGGAGTACATGTGAACACAGCAAAACA aATGCTCTACCATTACCTAGACCACAAGAGGAAGGAGAGTGGAGCTCAACTCCATGCCACCTACCTGGTGTCAGGGAAGTTTGTGGACAACGGCCAAACG AGTCACAAGGTGTCAGTGGTCAGAGAGGAGCAGCTGGAAG atttcaaATCCAAGATGAACCTGGTGGTCAGCGTTCATGTGTACAGCGTCCAAAAGGCTTTGCTCAAAGACAGCGGCCCCCTCTACAGCGTGGACTACGACGCCGTCAGAGAGAACCTGAAAACCTGCAGCAG atacAGTGCCATCCGCTGCCCCAGTGCCGTCCCCATGTCGTCTTTGGAGCTGCAGCAGGTCAGAGAACAGCAGCAGATTTCTACATCACACCACGAAAACAAAAAACCAACCACCAACGGTGACACCAGCCTGACCTCCAAGCCCTCCACCAAGGCGCCCAAAGGCATCATGGGAATGTTTTCAAATAAACCCGCTCAGAAGAACCATGACGGCAGCGCAGAGGTCAAAGCAGATCCACCTGTG gttGATGCTCCCAAAAGCAAGCCAGCGGCGAAGGCCAACCCCATGATGAACTTCTTTGGGAATCAAACAACGA AAAAACCCGACAAACCTGTAAAAGAGGAAGAACCCATCCCACCTGCTTCAACAAAACAGCAGCAACATTCAAGTTCAAAGACGGCAGAGAAACAGGAAGCTGCAGCAGTCGAGTCACCGAAGGATGTGAAGGCAGACTCCAGGAG TAAAACTAAGCGAATCCAGGACTCTGACAGTGAGGAGGAAAGaatggagaagaaaaagaggcgAAGGATTAAGAGACCTGAACCAGACAGCAGCGACGAAGACG TCATTCCAGATTCTCCACAGCAGACGGACACACGACAAGCATCAAAGAGCCCCGAAAAGGAGGCGGAGTCTGCTGCACGTCCACAG CAGGACTGCACTGGGGGGAAGGTCAGGAAACGGAGGCGTGTCCTTAAATCTCGGACTTTTGTGGACGATGAAGGATGCATCG TCACAGAGAAAGGATATGAGAGTGAATCCTACTCTGAAGCTGAAGACGACGTTCAAACCTCGAAGCAAACACCCAAAGCCCCCACCCCTCCAAAAGTTAGtaacaaagaggaggagaagaagagtcaGAAGAAGAGCAACGCAAGCAAAGGAACGAAACAAGCTTCCATTATGGGATTCTTCCAGAAGAAATGA